Genomic segment of Mauremys mutica isolate MM-2020 ecotype Southern chromosome 22, ASM2049712v1, whole genome shotgun sequence:
GCACTGtagggtgcagctgcactggatGAAGCACagtggggttggaggccagggagacaTTATGGCAGCTCTGAATGGGAAAGGACAGAGATGAGGGCAGCTTTAGTGGCACAACAAGGGGTTCAAGCTGGTGCATCCTGAACAAACAGGTTCTCCAAGGTGCTTGGAGGTCATCAAAGCTCCATAGCGCACATTGATTTTCAGGTCTACCAGCATCTACAGCTAATCTATTCTGCCTCTCTACTTGCCTTGGgctgatgtattttctttttcatattCTTTGCCCTTCCCTTTGGAAGCAACTAGGTAAGAGATCCCCTCATGATCTACCAAACTAGCTGTATGGCATATGGGAGTCACCTCAAACTGCAAAATATCATAACCGGCCTCCTTCACtgcttcctccagaaactccTTCTCCAAAAAGAGGCAGGGAAACTTGTGTTGGCCAACTACAACATGACTACACTTCATTGTGGTCACTATCAGCAAATGACCCCCTGGCTTTAACAGGGAGCTGACATTCTTCAGGCCAGCTCGGTAGGCACTCAGGTCTTTGCAAATTGCTTCTAAAGAATGGTACAAGAACAGGCAGtcagcagggggcagagaggcaaAGGTCACAGGGTTGAATTTGGTGACATCACATTCCAGAACCTGCTTGACCGTTCTTTGTAATTTCTGTTCCTTCTCAGCCCACTTTTTCCTGGAAAGATAAATATAACACTGAAGATAAATGTGCTACTGTTGTGCCAAAGAGCCCTTCGTATCTCGGACCAGTGCACACAGTCAATATATCTGCAATCGGCTCAGTGGATGAGAGTTACATAGTCACACGAAATCTCTGCTGGGTGGAATTCACCTgcttaaggccagattttcagaagagctcagctcccatttagccAGATTTGGTCACACTTTATATGAAGCTCCCATTTATAGTGGTTTTATAAGGGTTAATAAATGACACAGGTATCCTACAGACACAAGTACTATGTGTCATAAATGTCTGGTTATCAGCAAATCTGTAGAAAAGGGTGCAAATCGCTATAAGCTATCTATTGATCTGTTGGGCTGTGTAACAATTTTTAGCAACAGACTAAGTCCTTATTAAAAAATGTTCTCACCATTTATTCACCCTTTCCAGCCCATTCATATCAATGGAAGATTATATAAAGTGTGGCCAATCTAAGGAGCTCAGCACCCCGTGTGCTCAGCAGTTTGGAACATCTGGCACTTACAGTCCATTTTGAAGGCTAAAGTGGGAGTGAAGGGGGGTTAACCCTGAAATGTTTGCCACtctgcggcggggcggggggggggaattaccCTTGTAGGAGTAAACCTTCCTCTTGTAAGCGTTGCAATTTCAAGCTCTGAGTCTGCTGAATTGATAGGAATCCCTTGCTGGGGTCGCTGGaggggagtcctggctccagactTCTCTTACATTTTTCCTTTCCTTCAATCCATTTCTTTCCTTTTATCCGTATTGAACACCACCATAACACATAATACTTATTAGGAAACAAGCACCCCAGAGAAGGAAGATCCACAAATTAAAAGGGATTTTGACATATTTTCTTTAGTTAAATTGTAACAGAACTAGGTCTCCCTCCCGTACCTGTCCCCTTCCAGCTCACACACGTATTTCACCAGCGGAGTCCAGTCAAATGCTCCCGGCTCTTTCTTTAGCCATTTCTGCAGTTCCTGGCAGTTCCGATCCGTGTGGTTTGTGACAATGATCTCCTGGAAGGACTCACAGGCAGAGAGCAGTTCGCAAATGCTGGGTCCACCGCCAATATGAATCAGGGTGTTGCCTTTAACGCCATCTGGTTTGAAATGCACAATACCTGTGTATCAGCACATATAGCAGCAGaggatgggagaggaggaggtttgAGGGGCTGAGGGTTCAAGTTGGACAATTTCCCCTTTGGGTTTATAAAGGGTTTTAAGAAGGCCAGTTCCATGAGAGGTAAAATGCAGTGAAGGACCCtgactggcttcaagactgagcttgataagtttatggaggggatggtatgatgaggctACCTCCTAAGTAGACTGAAAAGGCTTAGATTCGTATCAGTAAACGTAAATAAAGGTtgatttcaccacacacacacaaactgactaaaaaacatttccattgataataactGAGATACACAGCTAGACAAAGTAAGAGAAATCCCTCTCCGGAAATTCTTTGACTTGGATTTGAGGATATTTAGCTgtaatattttgacatgtgatattgacaattgGTGTTTTAAAGGTTATAAAACTTTAGCTTTTAATTCTCAGTGTCTATTGTCATTAAATCATTGTTCTctgactccccccacccaagTGTCATACAATTTCCCACCCAGGTAGGTTTCAGTTTTTGGTTGGGTTTGTGACTCCCTTgaggcgcgcgcacacacacacacacacacacacacaaacacacacacacacacacacacactctttcagCACCGAGTGTAGCTGAGCTGTGATAGACTGTGACCTCCTTAGGTTTCATAAACTAAGCAGGGTGGGGCCAGCACTGTCCTGGGATGAGAGCCCTGTAAAGACaatgagaggctgcagggagtcacctgcctccccctctgggttATAGAAGTATTTGTTCAGGATGAATTAATAAAGGTCAGATGAAGCTTGAAGCCTGGATTAGGCAGTGATTTTGAACCCAGATGATCTGCTTTCTGTTGATCCTCACCTTGGACATCCCCAGACCAGTGCTCTTTGCTATGCCCTGAAACGCTTTCCACATCCGCTCAAACCAAATCGAAGTCTCTCCCTCATGGCATTGCAGAGCACTACTGCTCAGCCACCCCCTTGCTAGGTAGCTTGTCTAAGTTCACCTGTTGCCACCAATGGAAATAGCCAACCGGTTCCATTCAAGGCTTGGCTCAAAAGGTTGGCATTGGCTGCCTACTTTCTGTTGGAATCCCAGTTCCAAATAATGAATTTTGGGGTTCTCTGGCCatgctgaaatattttttaaaaacacttgtttgggttgatctgaaaaaaaatattttgctgaatttttggtgaatcaaaaagtaaaagaaaattcattttgggtcaaatggAATATTTAGTTCAACCGGAAACTGTGTTTTCTCTAGATTTtgagttttgtttttatatttctgtatttttaaagtaaattgaaggacattttgaaatgaaaagtcattaaAACTTTTCATTCTGAAAGTATTCCAGGGTTGGAATAAGTCAAAACAGCAGAtactttgtttttttcagtgaaaacagtTCAGTGAAACCAACACAAATTTGTGACATTTTTGATATCACCAAATCTGTGTTTTTCACCAAAAACAATTTTGGCCAAATTTTTTTGCCTGGGTCTAGCTGGGAACTCCATCACTTGAGACATTTAAACCTGGACAGGACACAGCTTGGGAAACTGTACTCTAGAGAGCAGCCTGGGATTGGCAGATGGGGCTGAAAGAATGGGATAGTTGCTGCTTGTATTGTGACACTTCCTTCGGGAACCCTTACCACTGCCTGCCCTCAGTgtgaggaagtcttgtctgtgcccgAAACGTGAAACCACTAGCCTCCGGCagcacaagcactgccttccTGCCCCTCGTAGGCCTCGCGTTCTCGGTACAGATTACCAGTAGGCACATACCTTCCCCCTGAGTTCTCAGAATG
This window contains:
- the LOC123354870 gene encoding nicotinamide N-methyltransferase-like; protein product: MDQSRPKKESLEKLFDPKEFLKTYYSFDSTSSEKNDILMFLLRNFFKTFILDGVKGNTLIHIGGGPSICELLSACESFQEIIVTNHTDRNCQELQKWLKKEPGAFDWTPLVKYVCELEGDRKKWAEKEQKLQRTVKQVLECDVTKFNPVTFASLPPADCLFLYHSLEAICKDLSAYRAGLKNVSSLLKPGGHLLIVTTMKCSHVVVGQHKFPCLFLEKEFLEEAVKEAGYDILQFEVTPICHTASLVDHEGISYLVASKGKGKEYEKENTSAQGK